The Nostoc sp. 'Peltigera membranacea cyanobiont' N6 genome contains the following window.
GTAGCAGTCATTATTTATGGACTTGTTTACGAAAATTCTGAGCTAATTGCTCCCCCAACTTGCTCAATAGTATAACTTCTAAAATATAAACTAATGTAAACATATCACTAAAAACCATAATTAGTTCTAATATACGGCAATCCTATCGACAAACCGTATATTATGAATAAAGCAATAAAATAATTAACTTCAAAAGGCAAATTTTGAAGTAATCAAGCAATATCGTTTGATATTTAGCTAGTTTTGCCGTTTTTATTTAAATATCTTCTCAAAGCTTGCTGATTCGAGTATTTACCAAGCTGGAAGCCATCAAAAAGTCAAAAGGAGTGAATGTGATCAACGCCATACAGATTAACGAAAACTTGACAACCACAGGACAAGTCATCCCAAAACAGCTTGAGCAAGCTATCGAAGAAGGTTTTAAATCCATTCTAAATCTGCGATCGCCTGATGAACTAGGATTTTCTAAGGATGAGCAAAAAGTAGCGGAAGCATTGGGGCTGCATTATACAAATGTTCCACTCAAGGTGGATTTAAAAAACTTGAATGAAGAGGTGATTACCAAAATCCTCACGACACTAGAACAAATACCTAAACCAGCAGTTGTACATTGTGCAGCCGGGATGCGTTCGACTGGAATTGCGCTATTAAGTATCGCTATTCAGGAAGGATTAACACCAGAGGAAACCTTAGCCAAGGCTAGGAATCTGGGTTTTGGATTCTTTGAACACGCTGGCGTTAGTCCCCGGCTGAAGCAATTATTTATAGACTACGTTAACAAACACGCGAAAGTAGCTGTACTCAGCTAAAAGTAATGTCAGTTTGACAAACCTCTCACTGCCTTAAACTTTCCTTCAAGGCAGCGAGAGAGATGCTTTGGCATAATAAAATATTTTAGAGGCTTCTTTATTAGTATTCTAGTTTTTGTGTGTAGTTCTACTTAATGCGATCGCCTGAAGAGAATCTGGCAAAAATATAGAATTTTATGGATAAAAATGCACGCATCGCATAACTAAAGTTAAAAGACAAGTTCTGTTAACAATACCTTTGCCAAAAAAAAGAAAACGAAAAATATTGCTGTCACTTCATAAGTACTTGCTAGGTATCCCACAAGTTCCCAATTTTAAACTAGTACAACACGGCGGAAATAAACCAACCATTGGAAATGTCTAGAACCCTTACGCAATCGGAATTCCGAATTCCGAATTCCGAATTCCGCCTTGCGGTACTAGGTATACTTTAACGCTTCCACCTCTTCAAGGGGTGGAATTCTTGTTTCAACCAGGTAAATAATACGTAAATAGCGATTCTAAAAACTAAAAAATAGATAAGTAAAGTGAAGTAAGGAAAAATACTATTCCAAATAGTGACACTTACAAAAACAAACATTATAGTAATGCAATTAACCAATGCTTTTATGTAGCAGGTTAGCTAAGTAATGCTTATAACGCCAGTTAAAAGCTGAAATTCACTAAAAAATTAGTGTATTCCCGGTTGACACAAACTATACCGAAAGTCCGAACTTTTGGCTAATTTATTGTGCCTTAAAACAGCAATACTGGCAGGTTGATATCTCAAGTTTCTGAAAAAGTGATTTAGGTAGAAATTATGGCAATTATCAATGGAACTGATGCTAATGACATCCTCAATGGTTTCGGGAGTAATGACAGCATCAATGGCTTTGAGGGCGACGATATTTTGAATATTAGTAATTATTCTGGGAAGAACTTTTTAGACGGCGGCTCTGACAATGATAGACTTTATGCTAAAAAGACTACCGACAACAATACCCTCAAAGGCGGAAGTGGGGATGATTATTTAGATGTTTCTTCTTCTTCTGGGAAAAACCTCCTAGACGGTGGTTCTGAGAGCGATCAAATCTATGCTACACATACCACTGGCAACAATATCCTCAAGGGTGGAAGTGAGAATGATTATTTAGATGTATCTTCTTCTTTTGGGAATAACACTCTTTATGGAGATACAGGAAATGACGAATTTTCGATTCAGGATAGTTTTGGCAAAAATACTATTTTAGGAGGAACTGGCTCTGATAAATTTTCCGCATATAAAGTCAATGGTGCTAATACCTTGAATGGGGGAGATGGCGACGACTCTTTCTATTTGAGTTCCCCATCTAGCGCTCCTTCTTT
Protein-coding sequences here:
- a CDS encoding beta-lactamase hydrolase domain-containing protein, with the protein product MINAIQINENLTTTGQVIPKQLEQAIEEGFKSILNLRSPDELGFSKDEQKVAEALGLHYTNVPLKVDLKNLNEEVITKILTTLEQIPKPAVVHCAAGMRSTGIALLSIAIQEGLTPEETLAKARNLGFGFFEHAGVSPRLKQLFIDYVNKHAKVAVLS